The following is a genomic window from Lysinibacillus sp. JNUCC-52.
ATTTCCACGATTTGTGAACAGCAATACATGATGCTGTGTATTTAACGTTGCCTCATACAATAAATAATCCGAATCCTTCATGGCAAAATCTTGCCCATTGGATGCTGCGTGAGAACGTGTAGATGTTCGCTTAATATAGCCATCTTTTGTCACTGTGACAACCACTTCTTCACTTGGAACTAGCACATCTAACGTAATTTTAATTTCTTCAATTTCTTGCTCAATTTTCGAACGACGTGGCTCAGAAAAACGTTTTTTAATATCGAGCAATTCTTGTTTAATGACACGAACAAGCTTCGCCTCACTGTGTAAAATACCTTCTAGCTTTGCAATTAATGCATTTAATTCATCTTGTTCATGACGAAGCTCTGTAATATCGGTATTTGTTAAACGGTATAATTGTAAGCTTACGATCGCTTCAGATTGAACTTCGGTAAAGTCATACTTCACCTGTAAATTTGTTTTCGCATCACGCTTATCATTCGATGATCGGATCGTCGCAATCACTTCATCTAAAATAGAAAGTGCTTTTATCAAACCATCAACAATATGTGAACGGTCTTTCGCCTTTTGCAAATCATAAATCGAGCGGTTTGTCACCACTTCCTTTTGATGGGCTATGTACGCATCAAGTAGCAGTGGTAAAGTCATCATCGTAGGACGACGATTATGGATAGCAATCATATTAAAATTGTAGGCTACTTGCAAGTCAGTAGTTTTAAATAAGTAATTTAAAATTCCTTGTCCTGGCACATCTTTTTTTAGCTCAACTACCACGCGTAATCCTGTACGATCAGATTCATCACGGATTTCAGCAATGCCTTCCAATCGTTTATCTACACGTTGTTCATCAATTTTCTTAACAAGATTTGCCTTATTAACATCATACGGTAATTCCGTAATAACGATTTGTTCTTTCCCGCCTTTTAACGGTTCAATAGTTGCTTGTGCACGGACAATAATTTTGCCACGCCCTGTTTCATAAGCTTTTTTAATGCCATCTACCCCTTGGATAATACCTCCTGTTGGGAAGTCAGGACCTTTAATAACCGTCATAAGCTCATCTACAGTTGAATTTGGTTGCTCTAAACGCATTAATACCGCATCTAACACCTCATTAAGCGCGTGAGGGGGAATATCCGTTGCATACCCAGCAGAAATCCCTGTCGAGCCATTTACAAGCAAATTTGGGAAACGAGACGGTAATACAGTTGGCTCCATATCCTGATCATCAAAGTTTGGTACAAACTCTACCGTTTTTTTGCCAATATCACGTAACATCTCAGCAGCAATTGCTGACAATCTTGCTTCTGTATAACGCATCGCAGCAGGTGGGTCACCATCAACAGAGCCGTTGTTACCATGCATTTCAATTAACATATGGCGAGCCTTCCAATCCTGACTCATGCGCACCATTGCTTCATATACCGAACTATCACCATGTGGATGATAGTTACCGATAACATTCCCGACCGTTTTTGCTGACTTACGGAAAGGTTTATCATTGGTATTCCCTTCCGTATACATTGCAAATAAAATACGGCGCTGTACAGGTTTAAGACCGTCACGTGCATCTGGCAACGCTCGGTCTTGAATTATATATTTACTATAGCGACCAAAACGGTCACCCATTACTTCTTCTAAAGGTAAATCTTGAAACTTTTCCGTACTACTCATGCTTGGTCCTCCTCTTGTTGGATGAATTCATTATCTAAAATATTTGAATCATCCTCCATACCGAAGTTTACATTTGCTTCGATCCATTTACGGCGTGGTTCTACCTTATCGCCCATTAACGTCGTTACACGGCGCTCTGCACGTGCTCCATCTTCAATTGTTACACGGATTAACGTACGTGTGTCAGGGTTCATCGTTGTATCCCACAGCTGGTCAGCATTCATCTCACCAAGACCTTTATAGCGTTGCAGCATATAGCCTTTTCCGACCTTTTTAATGGCACTTTGCAAATCATTTTCGGTCCAAGCATACTCAATAACTTCTTTTTTACCAGTACCTCTGGATACTTTATAAAGCGGTGGTAATGCGATAAATACTTTACCTGCCTCAATTAATGGGCGCATATAACGGTAGAAGAACGTTAATAGTAGCACTTGAATATGTGCACCATCTGTATCCGCATCGGTCATAATGACAACTTTATCGTAAGCCGAATCTTCGACTGAGAAATCGGCTCCTACACCCGCACCAATAGCATGTATAATCGTTGAAATCTCCTCGTTTTTCATAATATCTTGGAGCTTCGCTTTTTCTGTATTGATGACTTTACCTCGTAACGGTAAAATCGCTTGGAATGTACGATCTCGCCCTTGTTTAGCTGAACCACCCGCAGAGTCACCTTCGACCAGATATAATTCATTTTTTGCAGCATTACGAGATTGCGCAGGTGTTAGCTTTCCTGAAAGAATTGTACTACCTTTTTTGTTTTTCTTGCCGTTACGAGCATCCTCTCGCGCTTTACGCGCCGCTTCACGAACTTGTTGTGCACGAATCGCTTTTCGAACAAGGGAAGCTGATAGCTCAGCGTTCTCTTCTAATACATATAAAATCTGCTCAGAAACAACGCTATCGACCGCAGAACGAGCCTCACTCGTACCAAGCTTACCTTTCGTTTGACCTTCAAATTGTAATAAATGCTCAGGAATTCGAACAGAAATAATTGCCGCTAAACCTTCACGTATATCTGTCCCTTCCAGGTTTTTATCTTTATCTTTCAAAAGACCAATCTTACGTGCATATTCGTTGAACACTCGCGTTAAGGCAGATTTTGCTCCTGTTTCATGTGTGCCACCATCACGTGTACGGACGTTGTTAACAAACGATAAAATCGTCTCTGAATAGCCATCGTTAAATTGGAAGGCAAATTCAACCTCGATATCATCTTGTTCACCTTCTACATATTTCACAGGGTGAAGAACATCTTTTTCCTCATTCAAATACGCAACGAAAGCTTCAATGCCGTTTTCATAAAAGAAAACATCACCTTTGCCTTCCTCGCGTTGATCGATTAACTCAATTTTTAATCCTTTTAATAAAAATGCAGATTCACGTAAACGTTCTGCAAGCGTATCATAATTGAATTTCGTAACTGAAAAAATCGTGTCATCTGGTAGGAAATGCACAAGTGTTCCTGTTTGTTTTGTCTGACCAATTTCTTCAAGCGTTGTTGCAGGGTGTCCGCCATTTTCAAAACGTTGTTTATACTTTTTACCATCACGATGAATTGTTACTTCTAAAAACGTCGATAAAGCATTAACAACTGAAGAACCGACACCGTGTAAGCCACCACTTGTTTTATAGCCGCCTTGTCCAAATTTACCTCCTGCATGTAATACAGTGAAAATAATTTCAGGGGTAGGCTTACCCATTTTATGCATACCTGTTGGCATACCTCGTCCAAAATCTCGAACGCTTAAGCTCTGATCTTTATGAATCGTGACAATGATATGAGAACCAAAGCCAGCTAGTGCTTCATCCACCGCATTATCTACGATTTCATATACAAGGTGATGAAGTCCTCTGCCGTCTGTGGAACCGATATACATGCCGGGTCGCTTTCGAACCGCTTCTAATCCTTCTAATACTTGAATGGCGTCATCATTATAGACGCTTGGTGACTGTTTATTCGCCAAAAGATTCCCCTCCAAAAAACAAACGCATGTTCTGATTACGTTCTCATCCTAATAATAATAGCATTTCCTGTCAATAGCTAGTGACAGTTATATATATTTTTTTGTTTACGCTATGGCGTCTTGCCTTCTATGAATTTTGTTAAACGATCAGTGTTAGTCCGTTTTCGGATATAAATAACTACCACTACCTAAAGTTTACGGCACTAACCACTCTACAAAATCCACAACAGCGTCATAGGTGCTATCTTCATTCAGTCAGCAATAAACGCCAACTTAATGTCTTACACTCAGCTTTCCAAAAAAAAGGATTGCTAGGCGTTATCTGTTGAATGATGATTTTTTATAGCTTCACATAGAAATTAAAGATAGACTTCTATTCTACCAAAGGAATGTGTGATTGACAAAATTGCCATTTTACCTATATTTTAAGAAAGAGCTTAGGTATTGTAACGATAATAGTGTCGAACAACCTAACATAAGCTATTATAAGCTTGTGACTTTTGAAATCATGGTAATTAGTTTCCTTTTGTATTGAATTCAAGGCTCATGATGAAATCTCCTTCATAACATTGTAGATTAAAAAGAAAAAGTGTAAAATACTTGTTACAAACTATTAGTACCAAGTGTTATTATTTGGATGAAAGGAGTCCATCTATGTTAAACGGACTTATTATTTTATGTGCCTATCTCATCGGCTCTATA
Proteins encoded in this region:
- the parC gene encoding DNA topoisomerase IV subunit A, with protein sequence MSSTEKFQDLPLEEVMGDRFGRYSKYIIQDRALPDARDGLKPVQRRILFAMYTEGNTNDKPFRKSAKTVGNVIGNYHPHGDSSVYEAMVRMSQDWKARHMLIEMHGNNGSVDGDPPAAMRYTEARLSAIAAEMLRDIGKKTVEFVPNFDDQDMEPTVLPSRFPNLLVNGSTGISAGYATDIPPHALNEVLDAVLMRLEQPNSTVDELMTVIKGPDFPTGGIIQGVDGIKKAYETGRGKIIVRAQATIEPLKGGKEQIVITELPYDVNKANLVKKIDEQRVDKRLEGIAEIRDESDRTGLRVVVELKKDVPGQGILNYLFKTTDLQVAYNFNMIAIHNRRPTMMTLPLLLDAYIAHQKEVVTNRSIYDLQKAKDRSHIVDGLIKALSILDEVIATIRSSNDKRDAKTNLQVKYDFTEVQSEAIVSLQLYRLTNTDITELRHEQDELNALIAKLEGILHSEAKLVRVIKQELLDIKKRFSEPRRSKIEQEIEEIKITLDVLVPSEEVVVTVTKDGYIKRTSTRSHAASNGQDFAMKDSDYLLYEATLNTQHHVLLFTNRGNYIYQPVHELPDIRWKDLGQHISSIVPTGEDETIIAVYGFDTFEQPNTYILTATKEGQIKRSLLADYAVTRYSKPIKTMNVKSGDEMILADIVSDDAELLLITDTAYAIRFPIEELPVTGVKTGGVKGITLKDGEALVGVTILKPSDTEYVVIVTQRGAVKKMNVAEVDIASRAKRGLKVLTELKANPHRIVAVVKASDEEEVVVETDKGVQEIIDVKGLTRADRHSNGSFKVDIATDGAISHVVKKKKEE
- the parE gene encoding DNA topoisomerase IV subunit B → MANKQSPSVYNDDAIQVLEGLEAVRKRPGMYIGSTDGRGLHHLVYEIVDNAVDEALAGFGSHIIVTIHKDQSLSVRDFGRGMPTGMHKMGKPTPEIIFTVLHAGGKFGQGGYKTSGGLHGVGSSVVNALSTFLEVTIHRDGKKYKQRFENGGHPATTLEEIGQTKQTGTLVHFLPDDTIFSVTKFNYDTLAERLRESAFLLKGLKIELIDQREEGKGDVFFYENGIEAFVAYLNEEKDVLHPVKYVEGEQDDIEVEFAFQFNDGYSETILSFVNNVRTRDGGTHETGAKSALTRVFNEYARKIGLLKDKDKNLEGTDIREGLAAIISVRIPEHLLQFEGQTKGKLGTSEARSAVDSVVSEQILYVLEENAELSASLVRKAIRAQQVREAARKAREDARNGKKNKKGSTILSGKLTPAQSRNAAKNELYLVEGDSAGGSAKQGRDRTFQAILPLRGKVINTEKAKLQDIMKNEEISTIIHAIGAGVGADFSVEDSAYDKVVIMTDADTDGAHIQVLLLTFFYRYMRPLIEAGKVFIALPPLYKVSRGTGKKEVIEYAWTENDLQSAIKKVGKGYMLQRYKGLGEMNADQLWDTTMNPDTRTLIRVTIEDGARAERRVTTLMGDKVEPRRKWIEANVNFGMEDDSNILDNEFIQQEEDQA